Proteins from one Bacteroides mediterraneensis genomic window:
- the dnaN gene encoding DNA polymerase III subunit beta, producing MKFIVSSTALFSHLQAISRVINSRNSLPILDCFLFELRDGTLFMTASDNDTTLSTSIEVNESDSDDRFAVSSKTLLEALKEIPEQPLSFHIETRNREITVEYQNGKYSLMGQNADEYPDAQELGSNAVQVTMGADVLMNGVNRSLFATADDELRPVMNGIYFDISTEDITLVASDGHKLVRCKTYAAHGAEKAAFILPKKPANLLKGLLPKEQGDVQIGFDDRNAMFTLENYQMVCRLIEGRYPNYNSVIPQNNPHRAIIDRTLFISALRRVSVFSSQSSSLIKLSLSGNQMKISAQDIDFSTSAEETIVCQYDGNPMSIGFKSSFLIDILNNISAQNIIIELADPSRAGVIVPEEQEENEDLLMLLMPMMLND from the coding sequence ATGAAGTTTATCGTTTCAAGCACTGCTTTATTCAGCCATCTGCAGGCTATCAGCCGAGTGATTAATTCAAGAAATTCCTTACCGATTCTGGACTGTTTTCTTTTCGAACTGAGAGACGGTACGCTCTTCATGACGGCATCCGACAACGACACAACCCTGTCGACCTCCATCGAAGTGAACGAATCGGACAGCGACGATCGGTTTGCCGTTTCTTCCAAGACTTTGCTGGAAGCACTGAAAGAAATCCCTGAACAGCCGTTGAGTTTTCACATAGAAACCAGAAACAGGGAAATCACCGTCGAATATCAGAACGGCAAATACAGCCTGATGGGACAGAATGCCGACGAATACCCGGATGCACAGGAGCTGGGTAGCAATGCCGTGCAGGTAACCATGGGGGCTGATGTCCTGATGAACGGGGTAAACCGCAGCCTGTTTGCCACGGCCGACGATGAACTTCGTCCGGTGATGAACGGTATTTATTTCGACATCAGCACAGAAGACATCACGCTCGTAGCCAGCGACGGACACAAATTGGTACGTTGCAAGACGTATGCGGCTCACGGAGCTGAGAAAGCGGCTTTCATCCTGCCGAAAAAACCGGCCAACCTGCTGAAAGGCTTGCTGCCGAAAGAGCAGGGCGACGTACAAATCGGTTTCGACGACCGCAACGCAATGTTCACCCTGGAGAACTATCAGATGGTATGCCGCCTGATTGAAGGACGTTACCCGAACTACAACTCGGTAATTCCGCAGAACAACCCGCACCGCGCCATCATCGACCGTACCCTGTTCATCAGTGCCCTGCGCCGTGTGTCTGTGTTCTCTTCGCAGTCCAGCAGCTTGATCAAGCTGAGTCTGTCGGGAAACCAGATGAAGATTTCCGCACAGGACATCGACTTCTCGACTTCGGCCGAAGAAACCATCGTATGCCAGTATGACGGCAATCCGATGAGCATCGGTTTCAAGTCATCGTTCCTGATTGACATCCTGAACAATATTTCTGCACAAAATATCATCATCGAACTGGCCGACCCGTCACGCGCAGGGGTCATCGTGCCGGAAGAACAGGAAGAAAACGAAGACCTGCTGATGCTGCTGATGCCGATGATGCTGAATGACTGA
- a CDS encoding 3'-5' exonuclease yields MKLNLKNPLVFFDLETTGTNINTDRIVEICYLKVYPNGNEEAKTLRINPEMHIPEASTAIHGIHDEDVADCPTFKEVAKDIAKDIEGADIAGFNSNRFDVPVLVEEFLRAGIDIDLTKRKFIDVQVIYHKLEQRTLSAAYKFYCGKNLEDAHTAEADTRATYEVLKAQLDHYPDVLENDINFLSDYSSYSKNVDFAGRIIYDDKGVEIFNFGKYKGIPVAEVLKKDMGYYGWIMNGDFTLNTKNVLTKIRLRETGLVK; encoded by the coding sequence ATGAAACTGAACTTGAAAAATCCGCTCGTGTTCTTCGACCTGGAGACCACGGGCACCAATATCAATACAGACCGTATCGTTGAAATCTGTTACCTGAAAGTATATCCCAACGGAAATGAGGAGGCCAAAACGCTCCGTATCAATCCGGAGATGCACATTCCGGAAGCATCGACTGCCATCCATGGCATTCACGACGAGGACGTGGCCGACTGCCCGACTTTCAAGGAGGTGGCAAAGGACATCGCCAAAGACATTGAAGGAGCCGACATTGCCGGATTCAATTCCAACCGTTTCGATGTGCCCGTACTGGTGGAAGAATTTCTGCGGGCAGGTATCGACATCGACCTGACCAAACGGAAATTCATCGACGTTCAGGTTATCTATCACAAGTTGGAACAGCGCACACTTTCGGCTGCCTATAAGTTCTATTGCGGCAAGAACCTGGAAGATGCACATACGGCCGAAGCCGACACACGGGCTACGTATGAAGTGCTGAAGGCACAGCTCGACCATTATCCGGATGTGTTGGAAAACGACATCAATTTCCTGTCGGATTATTCCAGCTACAGCAAGAACGTGGACTTTGCCGGAAGAATTATCTATGACGACAAGGGAGTGGAGATTTTCAACTTTGGAAAATACAAAGGAATTCCTGTGGCTGAAGTGCTCAAGAAAGACATGGGCTACTATGGCTGGATTATGAACGGAGATTTCACACTGAATACGAAGAACGTACTGACCAAGATTCGCCTGCGCGAAACAGGGCTGGTCAAGTAA
- the coaBC gene encoding bifunctional phosphopantothenoylcysteine decarboxylase/phosphopantothenate--cysteine ligase CoaBC — protein MNTLQGKKIVLGITGSIAAYKAAVLTRALIKKGAEVQIVITPAGKEFITPITLSALTSKPVISEFFSQRDGTWHSHVDLGLWADAMVIAPATASTIGKMAHGIADNMLVTTYLSMKAPVFVAPAMDLDMFAHPSTQHNLDILRSYGNHIIEPASGELASHLVGKGRMEEPEKIVEVLEEFFARQQDLAGRKIVITAGPTYEKIDPVRFIGNYSSGKMGYALAEACAARGAEVTLVSGPVTLHTVHPHIHRIDVESATEMHQAAAEAFKEADAGILCAAVADFTPEQVAAQKIKREKDDLVLRLKPTCDIAASLGKEKRPGQVLVGFALETCDEVSHAQDKLARKNFDFIVLNSLNDKGAGFRCDTNKITIIDRSEAVSYPLKSKKEVAEDIVDKLSSLFHS, from the coding sequence ATGAATACACTACAAGGCAAGAAAATCGTACTGGGCATCACGGGCAGCATTGCGGCTTACAAGGCAGCGGTACTGACACGGGCACTGATCAAGAAGGGGGCGGAGGTGCAGATTGTCATCACCCCCGCAGGAAAGGAATTTATCACTCCTATCACCCTCTCGGCTCTGACCAGCAAGCCGGTCATCAGCGAGTTTTTCTCACAGCGCGACGGCACGTGGCACAGTCACGTGGACTTGGGACTATGGGCCGATGCCATGGTCATCGCTCCGGCTACGGCTTCCACTATCGGCAAGATGGCACACGGAATAGCCGACAACATGCTGGTCACCACCTACCTGTCGATGAAAGCACCGGTATTCGTGGCTCCGGCCATGGACCTGGACATGTTTGCCCATCCTTCCACCCAGCATAATCTGGATATTCTGCGCAGCTACGGCAACCACATCATCGAACCGGCTTCGGGCGAACTGGCCAGCCATTTGGTAGGAAAAGGACGCATGGAGGAACCGGAGAAGATTGTGGAAGTATTGGAAGAGTTTTTCGCCCGACAGCAGGACTTGGCCGGACGGAAGATTGTCATCACGGCGGGTCCTACGTACGAGAAGATTGATCCGGTACGCTTTATCGGCAATTATTCTTCCGGGAAAATGGGATATGCCCTGGCCGAAGCCTGCGCCGCACGAGGGGCCGAAGTCACATTGGTAAGCGGCCCTGTTACCCTGCATACCGTCCATCCGCACATTCACCGCATAGACGTGGAAAGTGCGACGGAAATGCATCAGGCCGCAGCCGAAGCTTTCAAGGAGGCCGATGCCGGAATCCTCTGTGCCGCCGTGGCCGATTTTACCCCGGAACAGGTAGCCGCACAGAAAATCAAGCGGGAAAAAGACGACCTGGTGTTGCGGTTGAAGCCGACGTGCGACATCGCCGCCTCGCTCGGAAAAGAGAAACGTCCGGGACAGGTGCTGGTGGGATTTGCCTTGGAGACCTGCGATGAAGTAAGTCATGCCCAGGACAAACTGGCCCGGAAAAACTTCGATTTCATCGTACTGAATTCGTTGAATGACAAAGGGGCCGGATTCCGCTGTGACACCAACAAAATCACGATTATCGACCGTTCGGAAGCTGTTTCTTATCCGCTGAAAAGCAAGAAGGAAGTAGCCGAAGACATTGTAGACAAACTTTCGAGTCTGTTTCATTCCTAA
- the recN gene encoding DNA repair protein RecN, giving the protein MLQSIFIQNYALIDKLDISFTSGFSVITGETGAGKSIILGAIGLLLGQRADVKAIKKGASKCIVEATFRIANYGMEPFFQENDIEYEPDECILRREVSANGKSRAFINDTPASLAQMKVLGEKLIDVHSQHQNLLLNKEGFQLNILDILAQDEAQLSTYQAVYQSYKKVVKELEDFIAQAEKSRQDEDYIRFQLEQLEEAGLKENEQTDLEQEAETLSHAEDIKAGLYKASQLINGEEGGTVSLTKECMQTLQGLTQVYAPAREWMERLNSCYIELKDLAREIGNAEEEVEFNPSRLDFVNERLNLIYSLQQKHHVQTVEELLELTENYRHQLNAITSFDDRIAELEGQKKKLYTEVLKQAGLLTELRTQSARHIESQMESLLIPLGMPNVRFAVELTARKEPDCKGMDSVTFLFSANKNGTLQNVASIASGGEIARVMLSLKAMIAGAVKLPTIIFDEIDTGVSGSIAEKMALIMQDMGRQNRQVISITHLPQIAARGIAHYKVYKEDTETGTNSHIRRLSDEERVQEIAHMLSGSTLTEAAVQNARALLGFNS; this is encoded by the coding sequence ATGTTACAGTCTATTTTCATACAAAACTATGCGCTGATTGACAAACTGGACATCAGCTTCACTTCCGGATTTTCGGTCATTACCGGGGAAACCGGAGCGGGTAAGTCCATCATCTTGGGGGCCATCGGACTTCTGCTGGGTCAGCGAGCCGATGTGAAAGCCATCAAGAAAGGGGCTTCGAAGTGCATTGTGGAAGCGACTTTCCGGATTGCCAACTATGGCATGGAACCGTTTTTCCAAGAGAACGACATCGAATACGAACCGGACGAATGTATCCTGCGCCGTGAAGTGTCGGCCAACGGAAAAAGCCGGGCATTCATCAATGATACTCCTGCCTCACTTGCACAGATGAAGGTGCTAGGCGAAAAACTGATTGACGTACACAGCCAGCACCAGAACCTGTTGCTGAACAAAGAAGGTTTCCAGCTGAACATCTTGGACATTCTGGCACAGGACGAGGCACAGCTTTCGACCTATCAGGCCGTCTATCAGTCGTATAAGAAAGTAGTGAAGGAACTGGAGGATTTCATCGCACAGGCTGAAAAGAGCCGACAGGACGAAGACTATATCCGTTTCCAACTGGAGCAACTGGAGGAGGCCGGACTGAAGGAAAACGAACAAACGGACCTGGAGCAGGAAGCGGAAACGCTGAGCCATGCCGAAGACATCAAGGCCGGACTTTACAAGGCCAGCCAACTGATTAACGGTGAGGAAGGAGGTACGGTATCGCTCACCAAGGAATGTATGCAGACGCTTCAGGGACTGACTCAGGTATATGCCCCGGCACGGGAATGGATGGAAAGACTGAACAGCTGCTACATCGAACTGAAAGACCTTGCCCGCGAGATTGGCAATGCGGAAGAAGAAGTGGAATTCAACCCTTCGCGTCTGGATTTCGTGAACGAACGGTTGAACCTGATTTATTCCTTGCAGCAGAAGCATCACGTACAAACGGTAGAGGAACTGCTGGAACTGACGGAAAACTACCGCCATCAGCTGAATGCCATCACTTCTTTCGACGACCGGATTGCAGAACTGGAAGGACAAAAGAAAAAACTCTACACAGAGGTACTGAAGCAAGCCGGTTTGCTGACTGAGCTCCGTACGCAATCGGCCCGCCACATCGAATCGCAGATGGAATCTCTGCTTATCCCGCTGGGAATGCCCAACGTGCGGTTTGCCGTGGAACTGACGGCCCGAAAGGAACCAGACTGCAAGGGGATGGACAGCGTGACTTTCCTCTTCTCGGCCAACAAAAACGGAACGCTGCAGAATGTGGCTTCCATCGCGTCGGGCGGTGAGATTGCCCGCGTGATGCTCTCACTCAAGGCCATGATTGCGGGAGCTGTCAAACTTCCTACCATCATCTTCGATGAGATTGACACGGGTGTTTCGGGCTCCATCGCAGAGAAGATGGCCCTCATCATGCAGGACATGGGACGACAGAACCGGCAGGTTATCAGCATCACGCATCTTCCTCAGATTGCAGCCCGCGGCATCGCGCACTACAAGGTGTACAAGGAAGACACCGAGACCGGGACAAACAGCCACATCCGACGGTTGTCGGACGAGGAACGGGTGCAGGAAATCGCCCACATGCTCAGCGGCAGTACGCTTACAGAAGCTGCCGTACAGAATGCACGTGCCCTGCTAGGCTTTAACTCATAA
- the rlmB gene encoding 23S rRNA (guanosine(2251)-2'-O)-methyltransferase RlmB produces MIEKNEMIFGVRAVIEAIQAGKEIDKVLIKKDIQSDLSKELFAVLKDTFIPVQRVPVERINRITKKNHQGVVAFISPITYQRTEDIVPFLFEQGKNPLLILLDGLTDVRNFGAIARTCECAGVDAIIIPSKNSVSVNADAIKTSAGALHTIPVCRENNITNTIKFLKDSGFKIVAATEKGDYDYTKADYKSPTCIIMGAEDTGVPYDHLALCDEWIKIPLFGNIESLNVSVAAGILIYEAVKQRGFGEE; encoded by the coding sequence ATGATAGAAAAGAACGAAATGATTTTCGGCGTACGCGCCGTCATCGAGGCTATCCAGGCCGGAAAAGAGATTGACAAGGTATTAATCAAAAAGGATATCCAGAGTGATTTGTCGAAGGAGCTCTTCGCAGTATTGAAAGATACCTTTATCCCCGTACAACGGGTGCCGGTGGAACGCATCAACCGCATCACCAAGAAGAATCACCAAGGCGTAGTGGCTTTCATCTCACCCATCACTTACCAGCGCACGGAGGACATCGTACCCTTCCTGTTCGAACAGGGGAAGAATCCGTTACTTATCCTGTTGGATGGACTGACGGATGTGCGCAACTTCGGAGCCATTGCCCGCACGTGTGAATGTGCCGGAGTAGATGCCATCATCATTCCCTCCAAGAACAGTGTCAGCGTAAATGCGGATGCCATCAAGACTTCGGCAGGTGCCCTGCACACAATCCCTGTCTGTCGAGAAAATAACATTACAAATACCATCAAATTTCTGAAAGACAGCGGATTCAAGATTGTAGCGGCCACGGAGAAAGGGGATTATGATTACACCAAGGCCGACTACAAGAGTCCGACCTGCATCATCATGGGGGCGGAAGATACGGGTGTGCCTTATGACCACTTGGCTCTTTGCGACGAATGGATTAAAATTCCTTTGTTCGGAAACATCGAATCACTGAACGTATCCGTAGCAGCGGGTATCCTGATTTACGAAGCCGTGAAACAAAGAGGATTCGGAGAAGAATAA
- a CDS encoding tetratricopeptide repeat protein — MKISKFTLILTCCGMAFQMGFSQELPKWANKARKAVFSVVTYDKDNQILNTGNGFFIDENGTAVSDYTLFKGAERAVVVTAEGKELPVEYILGANDMYDVVKFKTTLDKKAEALQPTSRPGTVNETVYVLPYSTQKAATGTHGTIAKIDTISNNSFYYTLNMKTGDKTVSCPVMNAEGEVIGLIQKNSDKESTSSYAIGIGYAKSLSISALSANDFALNAIGIRKGLPEDESQALVYVYMASSNLTRDEYLNLLNEFIQQFPKNSEGYSRRATCYIGYGDDSHYALAEKDLEAMVEASDNKGDAYYNRSKLLYNYVLGLQGAKPYGDWTLERALKEINTALENDKQGLYYQLQGDIYFAMQKYPEAFTSYEEVNRTPLASAATFYAAAKTKELIEGASKKEAIALMDSAVAKYNPPYGKEAAPYLYERGRMKAEDNQFREAVTDYNLFQEAMMGQVSAEFYFIREQAEMQCRMYQQAINDINQAIEMEPKNAEYWVEKGGIHLRVNQLNEAIEALNKAIELDAQNSAAYRMLGYCQLQQNKKKEGLANLEKAVKLGDTVAKSLLEKYNK, encoded by the coding sequence ATGAAAATAAGTAAATTTACTCTTATTCTGACGTGCTGCGGAATGGCTTTCCAGATGGGATTCTCCCAAGAACTTCCCAAATGGGCAAACAAAGCCCGGAAAGCGGTATTTTCCGTTGTCACGTATGACAAAGACAACCAGATTCTCAATACCGGCAACGGATTCTTTATCGACGAAAATGGAACAGCTGTTTCAGATTATACCTTATTTAAAGGAGCCGAACGTGCCGTTGTAGTCACCGCCGAAGGCAAAGAGCTTCCGGTAGAATACATTCTGGGAGCCAACGACATGTACGACGTAGTGAAGTTCAAGACGACTCTCGACAAAAAGGCAGAAGCCTTGCAACCGACCTCACGTCCGGGAACGGTGAACGAGACTGTGTACGTGCTACCCTACTCCACACAGAAAGCGGCAACGGGTACGCACGGCACCATTGCCAAGATTGATACCATCAGCAACAACTCTTTCTATTACACCCTGAACATGAAAACGGGTGACAAGACAGTCAGCTGCCCAGTGATGAACGCGGAAGGAGAAGTGATAGGATTGATACAGAAAAACAGCGACAAGGAAAGCACTTCGAGCTATGCCATCGGCATCGGATATGCCAAGAGTCTTTCCATCAGTGCCCTGTCGGCCAACGACTTCGCCCTGAATGCCATTGGCATCCGGAAAGGGCTGCCGGAAGACGAGTCTCAGGCGCTGGTGTATGTGTACATGGCTTCATCTAACCTGACCCGCGATGAATACCTGAACCTGCTGAACGAATTCATCCAGCAGTTTCCGAAAAACAGCGAAGGTTATTCCCGCCGGGCTACCTGCTACATCGGCTATGGAGACGACTCCCACTATGCACTGGCCGAAAAGGATTTGGAAGCCATGGTGGAAGCTTCAGACAACAAAGGAGATGCCTACTACAACCGCTCCAAACTATTATATAATTACGTGCTGGGATTACAGGGTGCCAAACCTTACGGCGACTGGACACTGGAACGGGCACTGAAGGAAATCAATACGGCCCTTGAGAACGACAAGCAAGGATTGTATTACCAGCTGCAGGGAGACATTTATTTTGCCATGCAGAAATATCCGGAAGCTTTCACCAGCTACGAAGAAGTAAACCGCACTCCGCTGGCTTCGGCTGCTACCTTCTATGCGGCAGCCAAAACGAAGGAACTGATTGAGGGTGCTTCCAAGAAAGAAGCCATTGCCTTGATGGACAGTGCCGTGGCAAAATACAACCCACCCTACGGCAAGGAAGCTGCCCCCTACCTCTACGAACGTGGACGCATGAAAGCGGAAGACAACCAGTTCCGTGAAGCGGTAACAGACTATAACCTTTTCCAGGAAGCCATGATGGGACAGGTTTCCGCTGAGTTCTATTTCATCCGCGAACAGGCTGAGATGCAATGCCGCATGTATCAGCAGGCAATCAATGATATCAACCAGGCCATCGAAATGGAACCGAAGAATGCGGAATATTGGGTAGAAAAGGGAGGCATCCATCTCCGCGTCAACCAGCTGAATGAAGCCATCGAAGCCCTGAACAAGGCCATTGAACTGGATGCGCAGAATTCTGCCGCTTACCGTATGCTCGGCTACTGCCAGCTACAGCAGAACAAAAAGAAAGAAGGGTTGGCCAACTTGGAGAAGGCTGTCAAATTGGGTGACACCGTAGCCAAGAGCCTGCTGGAAAAATATAATAAATAA
- a CDS encoding nitronate monooxygenase family protein, whose translation MNNRVCHLFGIRYPIIQGGMVWCSGWRLASAVSNAGGLGLLGAGSMHPETLREHIRKCKAATDKPFGVNVPLMYPEIETLMNIIQEEEVKIVFTSAGNPKTWTPKLQQAGIKVAHVVSSSRFAMKCEEAGVDAIVAEGFEAGGHNGREETTTFCLIPAVKKVCTVPLIAAGGIVSGEGILAAEALGAEGVQMGTRFALTEESSAHFTFKDRCLRLNEGDTQLTLKQLSPTRLVKNDFYKQVEEAEQKGASADEMRALLGKGRAKKGIFEGDIYEGELEIGQAASQIHQLQTVDEVMTELIEDYRKALRQLQDKQGW comes from the coding sequence ATGAACAACAGAGTCTGTCACCTTTTCGGTATCCGCTACCCTATCATTCAAGGAGGAATGGTGTGGTGCAGCGGCTGGCGACTGGCCTCAGCCGTCAGCAATGCAGGTGGACTGGGGTTACTTGGAGCTGGTTCCATGCATCCGGAAACCCTGCGCGAACACATCCGCAAGTGCAAGGCAGCTACCGACAAGCCGTTCGGTGTCAATGTGCCGCTGATGTATCCTGAGATTGAAACCCTTATGAACATTATCCAGGAAGAAGAAGTGAAAATCGTGTTTACCTCTGCCGGTAACCCGAAAACATGGACTCCCAAACTTCAACAGGCAGGCATCAAGGTAGCCCATGTAGTATCCTCCAGCCGTTTCGCCATGAAATGTGAAGAAGCCGGAGTGGATGCTATTGTAGCCGAAGGATTCGAAGCCGGCGGACACAACGGACGGGAAGAGACTACTACTTTCTGCCTGATTCCGGCAGTGAAGAAAGTATGCACCGTTCCCCTCATTGCCGCAGGAGGCATCGTGTCGGGGGAAGGTATCCTGGCTGCGGAAGCCTTGGGCGCAGAAGGTGTACAAATGGGTACCCGCTTCGCCCTGACGGAAGAAAGTTCAGCCCACTTCACCTTCAAGGACCGGTGCCTGCGACTGAACGAAGGGGATACCCAACTGACCCTCAAACAGCTTTCTCCCACCCGTCTGGTCAAGAACGACTTCTACAAGCAGGTGGAAGAAGCCGAACAAAAAGGAGCTTCTGCCGATGAAATGAGGGCTTTATTAGGCAAAGGCCGGGCTAAGAAAGGTATCTTTGAAGGAGATATCTATGAAGGAGAGCTGGAAATCGGACAAGCCGCCTCACAGATTCACCAGTTGCAGACGGTAGATGAAGTGATGACGGAACTGATAGAAGATTACCGTAAGGCCCTCCGCCAACTGCAGGACAAGCAAGGCTGGTAA
- a CDS encoding ATP-binding cassette domain-containing protein — protein sequence MQNVITIENGVTRHPLYRMREPINLQIAAGEHVAIVGPNGAGKSLLVDTITGRYPLLMNEVKYDFSPSESKMACDNIKYITFRDSYGDADGNYYYQQRWNSHDLDDTPIVADLLPECKDEQLRKTLYDLFGIEEMLSKHIILLSSGELRKFQLTKTLLSGPRVLIMDNPFIGLDARTRGLLHTLLGKLTEMTDLQVILVLSKTDDIPTFITHVIPVEDRHCGPKITLQEYLAHREPAPAHVLSDEKRQRILDLPYAENLYHTEHIVDLNKVSIRYGERVILKDLDWTVKCGEKWALSGENGAGKSTLLSLICADNPQSYACDIALFGRKRGSGESIWEIKKHIGYVSPEMHRAYLKNLPAIDIVASGLHDSIGLYRKTQAKDVETCVWWMDIFGIADLKDRSFLQLSSGEQRMVLLARAFVKDPELLILDEPLHGLDMRNRRLVKDVIEAFCGRKDKTLIMVTHYQEELPSTITNSLFLKRNK from the coding sequence ATGCAGAATGTAATTACAATTGAGAACGGGGTGACACGTCATCCGCTCTATCGGATGAGGGAACCTATCAACCTGCAGATTGCTGCGGGAGAGCATGTGGCCATTGTGGGACCGAATGGGGCGGGAAAGAGCTTGTTGGTGGATACCATCACAGGCCGTTATCCGTTGTTGATGAACGAGGTGAAGTATGATTTCTCTCCTTCAGAATCCAAAATGGCTTGTGACAACATCAAATACATCACCTTCCGCGATTCGTATGGGGATGCCGACGGGAATTATTATTACCAGCAGCGATGGAACTCGCACGACTTGGACGATACGCCCATCGTGGCCGATTTGCTGCCGGAGTGCAAGGACGAGCAGCTCCGGAAGACACTCTATGACTTGTTTGGCATAGAGGAGATGCTCAGCAAGCACATTATCCTGCTTTCCAGTGGAGAACTCCGCAAGTTCCAGCTGACCAAGACGTTGCTGAGCGGTCCGCGGGTGTTGATTATGGACAATCCTTTCATCGGTCTGGATGCCCGGACACGCGGACTGTTGCATACGTTGCTGGGCAAGCTGACGGAGATGACGGATTTGCAGGTGATTCTGGTCTTGTCGAAGACGGACGATATCCCGACGTTCATTACGCACGTGATACCGGTGGAAGACCGTCACTGTGGACCGAAAATCACGTTACAGGAATACCTGGCTCACCGGGAACCGGCTCCGGCACATGTGTTGTCTGATGAGAAGCGGCAGCGGATATTGGATTTGCCGTATGCCGAGAACCTGTATCATACGGAGCATATTGTAGACTTGAATAAGGTAAGCATCCGATACGGGGAACGGGTCATTCTGAAAGACCTCGACTGGACGGTGAAGTGCGGAGAGAAATGGGCGCTCAGTGGAGAGAACGGGGCCGGAAAGTCTACGTTGCTGAGCTTGATTTGTGCCGATAATCCGCAGAGTTATGCATGTGACATTGCGTTGTTCGGACGCAAACGGGGAAGTGGTGAGAGTATTTGGGAAATCAAGAAGCACATCGGTTATGTGAGTCCGGAAATGCACCGTGCTTATTTGAAGAACCTTCCGGCCATTGACATCGTGGCCAGCGGTTTGCACGATTCCATCGGTTTGTATCGTAAGACACAGGCAAAGGATGTGGAGACGTGCGTGTGGTGGATGGACATCTTTGGTATTGCCGACTTGAAAGACCGCAGTTTCCTCCAGCTCTCCAGTGGGGAACAGCGTATGGTGCTGTTGGCTCGTGCGTTTGTCAAAGACCCAGAACTGCTGATTCTGGACGAGCCTTTGCACGGTTTGGATATGCGTAACCGCCGGTTGGTGAAGGATGTTATCGAGGCTTTCTGTGGCCGGAAGGACAAGACCTTGATCATGGTGACGCACTATCAGGAGGAACTTCCGTCTACCATTACCAATTCGTTGTTTCTGAAGCGGAATAAGTAG